A genome region from Crossiella equi includes the following:
- a CDS encoding aldo/keto reductase family protein, with translation MEFRRLGRSGLSVSEISYGNWITHGSQVEEEAAHACVRAALDAGITTFDTADIYANTAAESVLGRALAGQRRESLEIFTKVFWPTGPGGPNDRGLGRKHITEAVHGSLKRLGTDYLDLYQAHRFDTTVPLEETMLAFADLVRQGKVLYIGVSEWNAEQITRGAAIARELNVPFISNQPQYSMLWRVIEPQVVPASEREGIGQIVWSPIAQGVLTGKYLPGQAVPEGSRATDERGSGFVSRFLRDDLLTAVQNLKPLAEEAGLSMAQLAVAWVLQNPNVSSAIIGASRPEQVQENVKAAGVKLDADLLDKIDQVLDGFVESDPRRTAVA, from the coding sequence ATGGAGTTTCGACGCCTGGGCCGCAGTGGCCTGTCGGTCAGTGAGATCTCGTACGGCAACTGGATCACGCACGGCTCCCAGGTCGAGGAGGAGGCCGCGCACGCCTGCGTGCGCGCCGCCCTCGACGCGGGCATCACCACCTTCGACACCGCCGACATCTACGCCAACACCGCGGCGGAGTCGGTGCTCGGGCGCGCGCTGGCGGGTCAGCGGCGGGAGAGCCTGGAGATCTTCACCAAGGTCTTCTGGCCGACCGGCCCCGGCGGCCCCAACGACCGCGGCCTGGGCCGCAAGCACATCACCGAGGCCGTCCACGGTTCGCTGAAGCGGCTGGGCACCGACTACCTGGACCTCTACCAGGCGCACCGGTTCGACACCACGGTGCCGCTGGAGGAGACCATGCTCGCCTTCGCGGACCTGGTCCGCCAGGGCAAGGTGCTCTACATCGGCGTCTCGGAGTGGAACGCCGAGCAGATCACGCGCGGCGCGGCCATCGCCCGCGAGCTGAACGTGCCGTTCATCTCCAACCAGCCGCAGTACTCGATGCTGTGGCGGGTGATCGAACCGCAGGTCGTGCCCGCCTCCGAGCGCGAGGGCATCGGCCAGATCGTGTGGTCGCCGATCGCGCAGGGCGTGCTGACCGGCAAGTACCTGCCCGGTCAGGCCGTGCCCGAGGGCTCGCGGGCCACCGACGAGCGCGGCAGCGGGTTCGTCAGCCGGTTCCTGCGGGATGACCTGCTCACCGCGGTGCAGAACCTCAAGCCGCTGGCCGAGGAGGCCGGGCTGTCCATGGCGCAGCTGGCCGTGGCCTGGGTGCTCCAGAACCCGAACGTGTCCTCGGCGATCATCGGGGCCAGCCGCCCCGAGCAGGTCCAGGAGAACGTCAAGGCGGCGGGCGTGAAGCTGGACGCCGACCTGCTGGACAAGATCGACCAGGTGCTGGACGGGTTCGTGGAGTCCGACCCGCGCCGCACCGCGGTCGCCTGA
- the cobU gene encoding bifunctional adenosylcobinamide kinase/adenosylcobinamide-phosphate guanylyltransferase: MTRRTLVLGGARSGKSAHAEGLLTDAPATYVATGRRDPADADWEARIAEHVRRRPSSWRTVECGAELPELVSAAAQQDPPLLVDDLATWLTGLLDDAGAWEGGRAALPPVRAAGQRLRAAVAACPARLVLVSAEVGLGVVPATRSGRLFRDELGALNARLAQVCDEVVLLVAGIPLKLR, translated from the coding sequence GTGACGCGACGCACGCTGGTGCTGGGCGGCGCGCGCTCCGGCAAGTCCGCCCACGCCGAGGGCCTGCTGACCGACGCCCCCGCCACCTACGTGGCCACCGGCCGCCGCGACCCCGCCGACGCGGACTGGGAGGCGCGCATCGCCGAGCACGTGCGGCGGCGCCCGTCCTCCTGGCGCACGGTGGAGTGCGGGGCCGAGCTGCCCGAGCTGGTTTCCGCTGCCGCACAACAGGATCCACCTCTGTTGGTGGACGATCTGGCCACCTGGCTGACCGGGCTGCTGGACGACGCGGGCGCCTGGGAGGGCGGCCGGGCGGCGCTGCCCCCGGTGCGCGCGGCCGGGCAGCGCCTGCGCGCGGCGGTCGCGGCCTGCCCGGCGCGGCTGGTGCTGGTCTCGGCCGAGGTCGGCCTCGGCGTGGTGCCCGCGACCCGTTCTGGCAGGCTCTTCCGTGACGAGCTGGGCGCGCTGAACGCCCGGCTCGCGCAGGTGTGCGACGAGGTAGTGCTCCTGGTCGCCGGAATCCCGCTGAAGCTGCGCTGA
- the cobS gene encoding adenosylcobinamide-GDP ribazoletransferase: MRGAHLALSWLTVLPVQVTDVDRRVARDAITLAPLVGALLGAAAAGVLFGLTWLGAPALLAGLLVVGLLALATRGMHLDGLADTADGLGCYGPPERALQVMRDGSAGPFAVVTLVLVLGAQAVSLATLAETGRWGAVVIALAVGRAAFAWCCRRGVPAARPEGLGALVAGTQPLAVPLLWTLGLAVAAAAVHPWLGPVGVLLATGCTVLLTRHAGRRFGGVTGDVLGAAAEVSVLLVLAVSAFR; this comes from the coding sequence ATGCGGGGCGCCCACCTGGCCCTGTCCTGGCTGACGGTGCTCCCGGTCCAGGTCACCGACGTGGACCGCCGGGTGGCCCGCGACGCGATCACCCTGGCCCCGCTGGTCGGTGCCCTGCTGGGCGCGGCGGCGGCCGGGGTGCTGTTCGGCCTGACGTGGCTGGGTGCCCCCGCGCTGCTGGCGGGCCTGCTGGTGGTGGGCCTGCTGGCCCTGGCCACCCGGGGCATGCACCTGGACGGCCTGGCCGACACCGCCGACGGCCTGGGCTGCTACGGCCCGCCCGAACGCGCCCTCCAGGTCATGCGCGACGGTTCGGCGGGCCCGTTCGCGGTGGTCACCCTGGTGCTCGTGCTGGGTGCCCAGGCGGTCAGCCTGGCCACCCTGGCCGAGACCGGCCGCTGGGGCGCGGTGGTCATCGCCCTGGCCGTCGGCCGCGCCGCGTTCGCCTGGTGCTGCCGCCGGGGTGTCCCGGCCGCCCGGCCCGAGGGCCTCGGTGCCCTGGTCGCGGGCACCCAGCCGCTGGCCGTGCCGCTGCTGTGGACCCTCGGGCTCGCGGTGGCCGCCGCCGCGGTGCACCCGTGGCTGGGCCCGGTCGGCGTGCTGCTGGCCACCGGGTGCACCGTGCTGCTGACCCGGCACGCGGGTCGCCGCTTCGGCGGGGTCACCGGCGACGTGCTCGGTGCCGCCGCCGAGGTGTCGGTGCTGCTCGTGCTGGCGGTGTCGGCTTTCCGCTAA
- a CDS encoding EamA family transporter, which yields MTALTVPAPSTLGTRLSGVGLVLVGMTSVQFSATLAVSLYPVLGPLGVVTLRLVGAAVLMLALFRPRLRGRTRREWLTVLAFGAVMTAMNVCVYLSIQRLPLGAAITLEYLGPLSLAIVLSRRRLDFVWAGCAGLGVLLLSSGLAAASVTGVLFALGGGVCWAGYILLTRRLGQAFTGVEGLALGTAAGAVLVLPVGAVAAGPLLLRPENLLLGLLVGLLASAVPYTMDLLALRRLPAGAFGTLMSLQPAVAALAGFVVLGQVLTATQLLAIGLVVLASAGTAVTTRPGPAG from the coding sequence GTGACCGCTCTCACCGTTCCCGCGCCCAGCACCCTCGGCACCCGCCTGTCCGGGGTGGGCCTGGTGCTGGTCGGCATGACCTCGGTGCAGTTCTCCGCCACGCTCGCGGTCAGCCTGTACCCGGTGCTCGGCCCGCTGGGGGTGGTGACGCTGCGGCTGGTCGGCGCGGCGGTGCTGATGCTGGCGCTGTTCCGGCCCCGGCTGCGCGGCCGCACCCGCCGGGAGTGGCTGACCGTGCTGGCCTTCGGCGCGGTGATGACCGCGATGAACGTGTGCGTGTACCTGTCCATCCAGCGCCTGCCGCTGGGCGCGGCGATCACCCTGGAGTACCTCGGGCCGCTGAGCCTGGCCATCGTGCTGTCCCGGCGGCGCCTGGACTTCGTCTGGGCGGGCTGCGCCGGGCTGGGCGTGCTGCTGCTGAGCAGCGGCCTGGCCGCGGCGAGCGTGACCGGGGTGCTGTTCGCACTGGGCGGCGGCGTGTGCTGGGCGGGCTACATCCTGCTGACCCGGCGCCTTGGCCAGGCGTTCACCGGCGTGGAGGGCCTGGCGCTGGGCACGGCGGCCGGGGCGGTGCTGGTGCTGCCGGTGGGCGCGGTCGCGGCGGGCCCGCTGCTGCTGCGCCCGGAGAACCTGTTGCTGGGCCTGCTGGTCGGGCTGCTGGCCTCGGCGGTGCCGTACACGATGGACCTGCTCGCGCTGCGCCGCCTGCCCGCCGGGGCGTTCGGCACCCTGATGAGCTTGCAGCCCGCGGTCGCGGCCCTGGCCGGGTTCGTGGTGCTGGGCCAGGTGCTCACCGCCACGCAGCTGCTGGCGATCGGCCTGGTGGTGCTGGCCAGCGCGGGCACCGCGGTCACGACACGCCCTGGTCCTGCTGGATGA
- a CDS encoding LysR family transcriptional regulator produces the protein MDVELRHFRCFLAIAEEGSVTAAAQRLHLTQPAVSRTLGQLEHRLGRRLVERSTRHLRLTADGEAFRAKARAVLAAVEAALDPAPVPPLRFGYAWAAAGPHTTTILRTWRERYPDTPLVIRRFDERTAGLSRGEVDVALLRTRLEDPGLRQVPVYEEGRCAAVAADHPLAAHESLSLRELSGFPLARNELSGTTTPALWPPESQPGETVWVHNVDEWLTVIAAGSAVGVTADGTRHHHMHGGVAYVPLTGVPPMTVYLTWLAGHHHPRLSDFVELTKEIAG, from the coding sequence ATGGATGTGGAGTTGCGGCACTTCCGGTGCTTCCTGGCCATCGCCGAGGAGGGCTCGGTCACCGCCGCCGCCCAGCGGCTGCACCTGACCCAGCCCGCGGTCTCGCGCACGCTCGGGCAGCTGGAACACCGCCTGGGCCGTCGGCTCGTGGAGCGCAGCACCCGGCACCTGCGGCTGACCGCCGACGGCGAGGCGTTCCGGGCCAAGGCCCGCGCGGTGCTGGCCGCGGTCGAGGCCGCGCTGGACCCGGCACCGGTGCCGCCGCTGCGGTTCGGCTACGCGTGGGCGGCGGCGGGCCCGCACACCACCACGATCCTGCGCACCTGGCGCGAGCGGTACCCGGACACGCCCCTGGTCATCCGGCGCTTCGACGAGCGCACCGCGGGTCTGAGCCGGGGCGAGGTGGACGTGGCGCTGCTGCGCACCCGCCTGGAGGACCCCGGCCTGCGCCAGGTGCCGGTGTACGAGGAGGGGCGGTGCGCCGCGGTCGCCGCCGACCACCCGCTGGCCGCGCACGAGTCGCTGAGCCTGCGCGAGCTGAGCGGCTTCCCCTTGGCGCGCAACGAGCTGTCCGGTACCACCACGCCCGCGCTGTGGCCGCCGGAGAGCCAGCCGGGCGAGACGGTGTGGGTGCACAACGTGGACGAGTGGCTGACCGTGATCGCGGCGGGCAGCGCGGTGGGCGTGACCGCGGACGGCACGCGCCACCACCACATGCACGGCGGGGTGGCGTACGTGCCGCTGACCGGGGTGCCGCCGATGACGGTGTACCTGACCTGGCTGGCCGGTCACCACCACCCGCGGCTGTCCGATTTCGTGGAGCTGACGAAGGAGATCGCCGGTTAG
- a CDS encoding branched-chain amino acid aminotransferase, producing the protein MTSSVSFTRSLNPQPASGERRAEILAKPGFGQFFTDHMVTIRWNPEQGWHDAAVVPYGAIPFDPAAMVLHYGQSIFEGLKAYHQPDGSVALFRPEANAERLRDSARRLAMPELPDELFLASVRELLDVDRAWVPTQEDSSLYLRPFMFATEAGLGVRPAKEYLYVLIASPAGAYFAGGVKPVSVWLCTEYVRASPGGTGAAKFAGNYAASLLAQAQAAEQGCDQVVWLDAVERRWVEEMGGMNLFFVLGSGDEARVVTPELSGALLPGITRRSLLALAESLGYAVEERRISTEEWEKKAESGELTEVFACGTAAVITPVGRVKHAGGEFLVNGGGSGELTMKLRAALTGIQNGTAPAPEGWVTKL; encoded by the coding sequence ATGACGTCATCGGTGTCGTTCACCCGCAGCTTGAACCCCCAGCCCGCGAGCGGGGAGCGGCGTGCGGAGATCCTGGCCAAGCCCGGGTTCGGCCAGTTCTTCACCGACCACATGGTCACCATTCGCTGGAACCCGGAGCAGGGCTGGCACGACGCGGCGGTCGTGCCCTACGGGGCCATCCCGTTCGACCCGGCGGCCATGGTGCTGCACTACGGCCAGTCGATCTTCGAGGGGCTCAAGGCCTACCACCAGCCCGACGGGTCCGTGGCCCTGTTCCGGCCCGAGGCCAACGCCGAGCGGCTGCGGGACTCGGCCCGGCGGCTGGCCATGCCGGAGCTGCCGGACGAGCTGTTCCTGGCCTCGGTGCGGGAGCTGCTCGACGTCGACCGCGCCTGGGTGCCCACCCAGGAGGACTCCTCGCTGTACCTGCGGCCGTTCATGTTCGCCACCGAGGCCGGGCTCGGGGTGCGGCCCGCCAAGGAGTACCTGTACGTGCTCATCGCCTCGCCCGCCGGGGCGTACTTCGCCGGGGGCGTGAAGCCGGTGAGCGTGTGGCTGTGCACCGAGTACGTGCGCGCCTCGCCCGGTGGCACCGGCGCGGCCAAGTTCGCGGGCAACTACGCCGCCTCGCTGCTCGCCCAGGCCCAGGCCGCGGAGCAGGGCTGTGACCAGGTCGTGTGGCTGGACGCGGTGGAGCGCCGGTGGGTCGAGGAGATGGGCGGGATGAACCTGTTCTTCGTCCTCGGCTCCGGCGACGAGGCCCGAGTGGTCACCCCCGAGCTGTCCGGCGCGCTGCTGCCCGGCATCACCCGCCGCTCGCTGCTGGCCCTGGCGGAAAGCCTCGGCTACGCGGTGGAGGAGCGGCGCATCTCCACCGAGGAGTGGGAGAAGAAGGCCGAGTCCGGTGAGCTGACCGAGGTGTTCGCCTGCGGCACCGCCGCGGTGATCACGCCGGTCGGCCGGGTCAAGCACGCCGGGGGCGAGTTCCTCGTCAACGGCGGCGGCTCCGGCGAGCTGACCATGAAGCTGCGCGCCGCGCTGACCGGCATCCAGAACGGCACCGCGCCCGCGCCCGAGGGCTGGGTCACCAAGCTCTAA
- a CDS encoding DUF402 domain-containing protein: MTVWQPGEQVLYRFRRLDGSLGSVTPARVLADDGAQLVCWIPDGTPVRATRLADGRHQREAPLAERFRLPRVPVLSSWHGHSNLRLVDENAWSSVWWFFEPDGRFRHWYVNLEIPVGRGEGYVDRVDGVLDVVVEPDRGWEWKDEDEAEEAVAAGMFTAGQMARLRAEGERMIALAERGAFPFDGSWCDFAPEPEWPKPVLPEEISAGLPVV; this comes from the coding sequence ATGACTGTGTGGCAGCCCGGCGAGCAGGTGCTGTACCGCTTCCGCCGCCTGGACGGCAGCCTGGGCTCGGTGACCCCGGCCCGGGTGCTGGCCGACGACGGCGCCCAGCTGGTGTGCTGGATCCCGGACGGCACGCCGGTGCGTGCCACCCGCCTGGCCGACGGTCGGCACCAGCGCGAAGCGCCCCTGGCGGAGCGGTTCCGGCTGCCGCGCGTCCCGGTGCTGTCCAGCTGGCACGGCCACTCCAACCTGCGCCTGGTCGACGAGAACGCCTGGTCCAGCGTGTGGTGGTTCTTCGAGCCGGACGGCCGCTTCCGCCACTGGTACGTGAACCTGGAGATCCCGGTCGGCCGGGGTGAGGGGTACGTCGACCGCGTGGACGGCGTGCTGGACGTCGTGGTCGAGCCCGACCGCGGCTGGGAGTGGAAGGACGAGGACGAGGCCGAGGAGGCCGTCGCCGCCGGGATGTTCACCGCCGGGCAGATGGCCCGGCTGCGGGCCGAGGGCGAGCGGATGATCGCGCTGGCGGAGCGGGGCGCGTTCCCGTTCGACGGGTCCTGGTGCGACTTCGCGCCGGAGCCCGAGTGGCCGAAGCCCGTGCTGCCGGAGGAGATCTCCGCCGGGCTGCCGGTGGTGTGA
- the gcvT gene encoding glycine cleavage system aminomethyltransferase GcvT, whose amino-acid sequence MTDTPLRTSPLHESHRALGATFAPFGGWEMPIQYANGGVVAEHTAVREAVGVFDVSHLGKALVSGPGAAAFVNGCLSNDLRRIEPGKAQYTLCCTETGGVVDDLIAYLVSEDEVFLVPNAANTAKVVDLLVAAAPEGITVTYQHEDHAVLALQGPRSAEVLAELGLPADMDYMAFADAEWKGVTVRICRTGYTGEHGYELIPAWGDAPALWEALLAAVESRGGRACGLGARDTLRTEMGYPLHGQDLSLDITPVQAGSGWAVGWKKEEFWGREALAAEKAAGPARKLFGLKALDRGVPRAGMTVLVDGAKVGQTTSGTFSPSLKTGIALALLDTAAGLEPGAEVSLDVRGRALRCEVVKPPFVESHVR is encoded by the coding sequence GTGACTGACACTCCGCTGCGCACCAGCCCCCTGCACGAGTCACACCGTGCCCTCGGCGCCACCTTCGCGCCGTTCGGCGGCTGGGAGATGCCCATCCAGTACGCCAACGGCGGCGTGGTCGCCGAGCACACCGCGGTGCGCGAGGCGGTGGGCGTCTTCGACGTCTCGCACCTGGGCAAAGCTTTGGTCTCGGGCCCGGGCGCGGCCGCGTTCGTCAACGGCTGCCTGAGCAACGACCTGCGCCGCATCGAGCCGGGCAAGGCCCAGTACACGCTCTGCTGCACCGAGACCGGCGGCGTGGTGGACGACCTGATCGCCTACCTGGTCTCCGAGGACGAGGTGTTCCTGGTCCCGAACGCGGCCAACACCGCGAAGGTGGTCGACCTGCTGGTCGCGGCCGCGCCGGAGGGCATCACGGTCACCTACCAGCACGAGGACCACGCCGTGCTGGCGTTGCAGGGCCCTCGGTCGGCGGAGGTGCTGGCCGAGCTCGGCCTGCCCGCGGACATGGACTACATGGCCTTCGCCGACGCGGAGTGGAAGGGCGTCACGGTCCGGATCTGCCGCACCGGCTACACCGGTGAGCACGGCTACGAGCTGATCCCGGCCTGGGGCGACGCGCCCGCGCTGTGGGAGGCGCTGCTCGCGGCGGTGGAGTCACGCGGTGGCCGGGCCTGCGGGCTGGGTGCCCGGGACACGCTGCGCACCGAGATGGGCTACCCGCTGCACGGCCAGGACCTGTCCCTGGACATCACCCCGGTGCAGGCCGGTTCCGGCTGGGCGGTCGGCTGGAAGAAGGAGGAGTTCTGGGGCCGCGAGGCGCTGGCCGCGGAGAAGGCGGCCGGTCCGGCGCGGAAGCTGTTCGGGCTCAAGGCCCTGGACCGGGGTGTGCCGCGCGCGGGCATGACCGTGCTGGTGGACGGCGCGAAGGTCGGCCAGACCACCTCGGGCACGTTCTCCCCGAGCCTGAAGACCGGGATCGCGCTGGCGCTGCTGGACACCGCCGCCGGGCTGGAGCCGGGCGCGGAGGTCAGCCTCGACGTGCGCGGCCGCGCGCTGCGCTGCGAGGTCGTGAAGCCCCCGTTCGTGGAGTCGCACGTCCGGTGA
- a CDS encoding APC family permease — translation MALDVARARASGEMAPGRTIGVPDLVVLGLGGMLGAGAFIGLAPAAEASGRWLLVGVVLAAIGALCTAFSTSDQSAAYVGYGSGYACTKEHLGRWPGRLAGTGLLVGKLASLAAVAGAFGQYLMPARPWVAAVTVIVLAASVGAVRADPPRWLVWAVTGFVLAVLLVVVVACFTIPPVDQVRPAPGQPGADNPRMLITSGSIVFFGLIGFERITSPADGRVYPTRAVRRAIPWVVGIGTLLYLALGWAMLRQLGAARLALSPTPLRDALAAADGAVLVPLITAGAVVALGAMAVVVSVDLRRALLSLSRDRELPLGLGKAPWRVQLLAAAGASGLVLLVSPVTALQFAACCLLTYYAFTNAAARLLLAEDRTWPMRTACLGLGMSVVLLMSLPPVLLLATLATVVAGSCVAALVSRQWR, via the coding sequence GTGGCATTGGACGTAGCGCGAGCCCGCGCGTCGGGTGAAATGGCGCCCGGCCGCACGATCGGGGTACCCGACCTGGTGGTGCTCGGCCTGGGCGGCATGCTCGGAGCCGGGGCCTTCATCGGGCTCGCGCCCGCCGCCGAGGCCTCCGGGCGCTGGCTGCTCGTCGGGGTGGTGCTCGCCGCCATCGGCGCATTGTGCACGGCTTTCTCCACCTCTGACCAGTCGGCGGCCTACGTCGGCTACGGCAGCGGGTACGCCTGCACCAAGGAGCACCTCGGCCGCTGGCCGGGCCGCCTGGCCGGTACCGGGCTGCTGGTGGGCAAGCTCGCCTCGCTCGCCGCGGTCGCGGGCGCCTTCGGCCAGTACCTGATGCCCGCGCGCCCGTGGGTGGCCGCGGTCACCGTCATCGTGCTGGCCGCCTCGGTCGGCGCGGTCCGGGCCGACCCGCCGCGCTGGCTCGTCTGGGCGGTCACCGGGTTCGTGCTGGCCGTGCTGCTGGTCGTGGTCGTCGCGTGCTTCACCATCCCGCCGGTGGACCAGGTCCGCCCGGCGCCCGGGCAGCCGGGCGCGGACAACCCCCGGATGCTCATCACCTCCGGCTCGATCGTCTTCTTCGGCCTGATCGGCTTCGAGCGCATCACCTCGCCCGCCGACGGCCGCGTCTACCCCACCCGCGCGGTGCGCCGGGCCATCCCGTGGGTGGTCGGCATCGGCACGCTGCTCTACCTGGCGCTGGGCTGGGCCATGCTGCGCCAGCTCGGCGCGGCCCGCCTGGCCCTGTCACCGACCCCGCTGCGGGACGCGCTGGCCGCCGCGGACGGCGCGGTGCTGGTGCCCTTGATCACCGCGGGCGCGGTGGTCGCGCTCGGCGCGATGGCCGTGGTGGTCAGCGTGGACCTGCGGCGCGCGCTGCTGTCGCTGTCCCGCGACCGGGAGCTGCCGCTGGGCCTGGGCAAGGCCCCGTGGCGGGTGCAGCTGCTCGCCGCGGCGGGCGCGAGCGGGCTGGTGCTGCTGGTCAGCCCGGTGACCGCGTTGCAGTTCGCCGCGTGCTGCCTGCTCACCTACTACGCCTTCACCAACGCCGCGGCCCGGCTGCTGCTGGCCGAGGACCGCACCTGGCCGATGCGCACCGCGTGCCTGGGCCTGGGCATGTCGGTGGTGCTGCTGATGAGCCTGCCGCCGGTGCTGCTGCTCGCGACGTTGGCCACGGTCGTGGCCGGATCCTGCGTCGCCGCGCTCGTCTCGCGCCAGTGGCGGTAA
- a CDS encoding leucyl aminopeptidase, whose amino-acid sequence MTAPKLALIDSDPRAASTDAVVIGTIQGSDGVLLAPGAEQVDGAFDGELAALLSTLGATGKADELVKLPTRGAVGAPLVLAVGLGKVAAGHDGPSSEAVRSAAGVAARALAGVAKATVTLSAIDLGAAAEGIVMGAYTFTGYKSDAGKAPLGKADLVVADAKDKHAKAVLKANTLIAEAVTTARDFVNTPPNDLFPASFAERAQKLGEAAGLTVEVLDEKALRKGGYGGILGVGGGSSRQPRLVRLSYKGAKAKKKVALVGKGITFDTGGISIKPAAGMDEMTMDMGGAAAVVASVILAAKLKYPLEVTATVPMAENMPSGTAYRPGDVLTMYGGKTVEVLNTDAEGRLILADALVRAGEDDPDYLIETSTLTGAQVVALGKRTAGIMGSDEFRDRVATIARATGEGGWAMPLPEELRADLDSRLADLANVTGHRWGGMLAAGIFLREFVKDGVQWAHVDIAGPAYNSGGPFGYTTKGGTGVPVRTIAAVLADIADNG is encoded by the coding sequence GTGACCGCGCCCAAGCTCGCGCTGATCGACAGCGACCCCCGGGCCGCCTCGACCGACGCGGTGGTCATCGGCACCATCCAGGGTTCCGACGGGGTGCTGCTCGCGCCGGGCGCCGAGCAGGTCGACGGCGCCTTCGACGGTGAGCTCGCCGCCCTGCTGAGCACCCTCGGCGCCACCGGCAAGGCCGACGAACTGGTCAAGCTGCCCACCCGGGGCGCCGTGGGCGCGCCGCTGGTGCTCGCCGTCGGCCTCGGCAAGGTCGCCGCGGGCCACGACGGCCCGAGCAGCGAGGCCGTGCGCAGCGCGGCCGGTGTCGCCGCCCGCGCGCTCGCGGGGGTGGCCAAGGCCACCGTGACCCTGTCGGCGATCGACCTCGGCGCCGCGGCCGAGGGCATCGTCATGGGCGCCTACACCTTCACCGGCTACAAGTCCGACGCGGGCAAGGCCCCGCTGGGCAAGGCCGACCTGGTGGTCGCCGACGCCAAGGACAAGCACGCCAAGGCCGTGCTCAAGGCCAACACGCTGATCGCCGAGGCCGTCACCACCGCCCGCGACTTCGTGAACACCCCGCCGAACGACCTGTTCCCGGCCTCCTTCGCCGAGCGCGCCCAGAAGCTGGGCGAGGCGGCCGGCCTGACCGTCGAGGTCCTCGACGAGAAGGCCCTGCGCAAGGGCGGCTACGGCGGCATCCTGGGCGTCGGCGGGGGCTCCTCCCGGCAGCCGCGCCTGGTGCGCCTGTCCTACAAGGGCGCCAAGGCCAAGAAGAAGGTCGCGCTGGTCGGCAAGGGCATCACCTTCGACACCGGCGGCATCTCCATCAAGCCCGCGGCGGGCATGGACGAGATGACCATGGACATGGGCGGCGCGGCCGCGGTCGTGGCCAGCGTCATCCTGGCGGCCAAGCTGAAGTACCCGCTCGAGGTCACCGCGACCGTGCCGATGGCCGAGAACATGCCCTCCGGCACCGCGTACCGCCCGGGCGACGTGCTCACCATGTACGGCGGCAAGACCGTCGAGGTGCTCAACACCGACGCCGAGGGCCGCCTCATCCTGGCCGACGCGCTGGTGCGCGCGGGCGAGGACGACCCGGACTACCTGATCGAGACCTCCACGCTGACCGGCGCGCAGGTCGTGGCCCTGGGCAAGCGCACCGCGGGCATCATGGGCAGCGACGAGTTCCGCGACCGGGTGGCCACCATCGCGCGCGCCACCGGCGAGGGCGGCTGGGCCATGCCGCTGCCGGAGGAGCTGCGGGCCGACCTGGACTCGCGCCTGGCCGACCTGGCCAACGTCACCGGCCACCGCTGGGGCGGCATGCTGGCCGCGGGCATCTTCCTGCGGGAGTTCGTCAAGGACGGCGTCCAGTGGGCGCACGTGGACATCGCGGGCCCGGCCTACAACTCGGGCGGCCCGTTCGGCTACACCACCAAGGGCGGCACCGGCGTCCCGGTCCGCACGATCGCGGCCGTGCTGGCGGACATCGCCGACAACGGCTGA
- a CDS encoding oxidoreductase gives MGLFDRFRRKDRPGQLRTASNADTAHLEAWASQRHGVEAYLEPKTTVTETTVVFIAHDGEWTRRRIAGFDAAQKLARKLKIPMYEANKVGYPQRMRDYTARQRAQQRRDGKASS, from the coding sequence GTGGGTCTGTTCGACCGTTTTCGCCGCAAGGACCGTCCCGGCCAGCTGCGAACCGCCTCCAACGCGGACACCGCCCACCTGGAGGCATGGGCCTCACAGCGGCATGGCGTTGAGGCGTACCTTGAGCCGAAGACCACGGTGACCGAGACCACCGTGGTGTTCATCGCCCATGACGGGGAGTGGACGCGCCGCCGCATCGCGGGCTTCGACGCCGCCCAGAAACTTGCCCGGAAATTGAAGATTCCGATGTACGAGGCCAACAAGGTCGGTTATCCGCAGAGGATGCGCGACTACACGGCACGGCAGCGCGCGCAGCAGCGCCGCGACGGGAAGGCGTCCAGCTAG